A genomic region of Myxococcaceae bacterium JPH2 contains the following coding sequences:
- a CDS encoding P-loop NTPase, protein MRSRLKPVPPPRLPPESIRPPLLGAEARSSGTVENESMVAGSPGLGGHSRRIIAVGGGKGGIGKSMVSANLGVALAQSGKRVLLVDADLGGANLHTCLGVGQPEVTLSDFLRKGKAKLEEVMVPTGVPGLDLIAGAQDSLDAANLKYAQKQKLLRTLLAQQSVDYLILDLGAGTSFNTLDFFLLADHGVLVVLPEPTSVENAYRFVKAAFFRKLQQVEAQYGIEDVVERAMSTREGALRTLHDVVAQVRKRDEAKADRLALELGQFHVRLVVNQARTDADLKVGAAMVSAWKKFFGIDMDDLGAIRYDDEAWRAVRKRRPVLMERPESLASQGLQRLAARILAIDGLPSGPSTP, encoded by the coding sequence ATGCGAAGTCGCTTGAAGCCCGTGCCACCGCCGCGCCTGCCACCCGAGTCCATCCGCCCCCCCTTGCTGGGCGCGGAGGCCCGTTCCTCGGGCACCGTGGAGAACGAATCGATGGTCGCCGGATCGCCAGGGCTGGGGGGCCACTCGCGACGCATCATCGCCGTGGGAGGCGGCAAGGGCGGCATTGGCAAGTCGATGGTGTCCGCCAACCTGGGCGTGGCGCTGGCGCAGTCCGGCAAGCGCGTGCTGCTGGTGGACGCGGACCTGGGCGGCGCCAACCTGCACACTTGTCTGGGCGTGGGGCAGCCCGAGGTGACGCTCTCGGACTTCCTGCGCAAGGGCAAGGCGAAGCTGGAAGAGGTGATGGTGCCCACGGGCGTGCCGGGGCTCGACCTCATCGCGGGCGCGCAGGACTCGCTGGACGCGGCCAACCTCAAGTACGCGCAGAAGCAGAAGCTGCTGCGCACGCTGCTGGCCCAGCAGTCGGTGGACTACCTCATCCTCGACCTGGGCGCGGGCACCAGCTTCAACACGCTCGACTTCTTCCTGCTCGCGGATCACGGCGTGCTGGTGGTGCTGCCCGAGCCCACCTCCGTCGAGAACGCCTACCGCTTCGTCAAGGCGGCCTTCTTCCGGAAGCTCCAGCAGGTGGAGGCGCAGTACGGCATCGAGGATGTGGTGGAGCGCGCCATGTCCACCCGCGAGGGGGCGCTGCGCACCCTCCACGACGTGGTGGCTCAGGTGCGCAAGCGGGATGAGGCGAAAGCGGATCGGCTGGCCTTGGAGCTGGGGCAGTTCCATGTCCGTCTGGTGGTGAACCAGGCTCGGACGGACGCGGACCTGAAGGTGGGCGCCGCGATGGTCTCGGCCTGGAAGAAGTTCTTTGGCATCGACATGGACGACCTCGGTGCCATCCGGTACGACGATGAAGCGTGGCGCGCCGTGCGCAAGCGGCGGCCCGTGCTGATGGAGCGCCCTGAGTCGCTGGCTTCCCAGGGACTCCAGCGCCTCGCCGCGCGTATCCTCGCCATCGACGGTCTTCCTTCCGGTCCTTCCACCCCATGA
- a CDS encoding HNH endonuclease codes for MINSAVLVLNRYYQPVHVTSVKRAFSLLYLGVAKAIDSQYRLYEFDDWAALSATQDCITTIERTIRIPRVLVLSAYDHLPRNRVRFSRLNIYARDNDTCQYCGKQLPRAELNLDHVNPRAQGGKTTWENVVCSCVPCNLRKGGRTPEQAGMKLLKKPVRPRWTPLFRGALRKVTYREWLPFLHLADASYWNVELLDE; via the coding sequence ATGATCAACAGCGCCGTCCTTGTCTTGAATCGGTACTACCAACCGGTACATGTCACGTCGGTGAAGCGAGCGTTCTCGCTGCTGTATCTCGGCGTGGCCAAGGCCATCGACTCGCAGTACCGACTCTATGAGTTCGATGACTGGGCGGCGCTGAGCGCGACGCAGGACTGCATCACCACCATCGAGCGGACCATCCGCATCCCGCGCGTGCTCGTGCTCAGCGCGTACGACCATCTCCCGCGCAACCGAGTCCGCTTCTCGCGGCTGAACATCTACGCCCGAGACAACGACACCTGTCAGTACTGCGGCAAGCAGCTCCCGCGCGCCGAACTCAACCTGGATCATGTGAATCCGCGCGCGCAGGGCGGCAAGACGACGTGGGAGAACGTCGTGTGCTCGTGCGTGCCGTGCAACCTGCGCAAGGGGGGCCGCACGCCCGAGCAGGCAGGCATGAAGCTGCTGAAGAAGCCCGTCCGCCCGCGCTGGACGCCGCTGTTCCGAGGCGCGCTCCGCAAGGTCACCTATCGCGAGTGGCTGCCGTTCCTGCATCTGGCCGACGCGTCGTACTGGAACGTCGAGCTGCTCGACGAGTAG
- the selA gene encoding L-seryl-tRNA(Sec) selenium transferase, with translation MGAPSNKQDGEKNALLRALPSIELLLRRPSLAPRLMGLPRGRIVAAARLAVERVRARLLRGEPKPFEDEDLDAALATLATPRLRPVLNATGVVLHTNLGRAPLAPEAVARVAHVAQGYSNLEYDLDEGERGSRYAPVVDLLCGLTGAQDALVVNNCAGAVLLVLASLAAGRECVVSRGELVEIGGGFRVPDVMRQSGAKLVEVGTTNRTRRADYEAAVSPDTGLLVKVHRSNFAVVGFTESTELPALAAVGRPRGVPVFLDLGSGALVSLPGEGISGELTVPRAVADGADVVAFSGDKLLGGPQAGIIVGRADLLARIKSHPLTRALRVDKMTVAALEATLELYRDGRPEAVPAYRLLAQSPEALRARAERLLSLLGERGVRARMGEVVGQVGGGALPLARLPSFACILTVQEPEVFLERLRGAEVPVIARIADDEVVLDVRCLAEEELSSVAQAMAAVSP, from the coding sequence ATGGGCGCTCCGTCGAACAAGCAGGACGGTGAGAAGAACGCGCTTTTGCGCGCGCTCCCGTCCATCGAGCTGCTGCTGCGGCGGCCCTCCCTGGCGCCCCGGTTGATGGGATTGCCCCGGGGCCGAATCGTGGCGGCGGCGCGGCTCGCCGTGGAGCGCGTGCGAGCGCGCTTGCTGCGCGGCGAGCCCAAGCCCTTCGAGGACGAGGACCTGGACGCGGCGCTCGCCACGCTGGCGACGCCTCGACTGCGGCCGGTGCTCAACGCGACGGGTGTGGTGCTGCACACCAACCTGGGGCGTGCCCCACTCGCGCCGGAGGCGGTGGCTCGCGTGGCGCACGTGGCGCAGGGCTACTCCAACCTCGAATACGACCTGGATGAAGGCGAGCGCGGCAGCCGCTACGCGCCCGTGGTCGACCTGTTGTGTGGCCTGACGGGGGCGCAGGACGCGCTCGTGGTCAACAACTGCGCGGGGGCGGTGCTGCTGGTGCTGGCCTCGCTGGCGGCGGGGCGCGAGTGCGTCGTCTCTCGCGGCGAGCTGGTGGAGATTGGCGGCGGGTTCCGAGTGCCGGATGTCATGCGGCAATCCGGGGCGAAGCTGGTGGAGGTGGGCACCACGAACCGCACGCGCCGCGCGGACTACGAGGCGGCGGTGAGCCCCGACACGGGGCTGCTCGTGAAGGTGCACCGCTCCAACTTCGCGGTGGTGGGCTTCACCGAGTCCACCGAGCTGCCCGCGCTCGCGGCGGTGGGGCGTCCTCGTGGGGTGCCTGTCTTCCTCGACCTGGGCTCGGGCGCGCTCGTGTCGCTGCCAGGGGAGGGGATCTCGGGTGAGCTGACGGTGCCGCGGGCGGTGGCGGACGGCGCGGACGTGGTGGCGTTCTCGGGAGACAAGCTGTTGGGCGGGCCACAGGCGGGAATCATCGTGGGCCGCGCGGACCTGCTGGCGCGCATCAAATCCCATCCGCTCACGCGCGCCCTGCGTGTGGACAAGATGACGGTGGCCGCGCTGGAGGCCACGCTGGAGCTTTACCGGGACGGGAGACCGGAGGCTGTCCCCGCCTACCGCTTGCTCGCCCAGTCGCCCGAGGCGCTGCGCGCGCGGGCCGAGCGGCTCCTGTCGCTGTTGGGAGAGCGGGGCGTGCGCGCTCGGATGGGGGAGGTGGTGGGACAGGTGGGCGGTGGCGCCCTGCCGCTGGCCAGATTGCCTTCCTTCGCTTGCATCCTCACCGTTCAGGAGCCGGAAGTATTCCTCGAACGCCTGCGCGGCGCCGAGGTGCCGGTTATTGCAAGAATCGCGGATGACGAGGTCGTTCTCGATGTCCGGTGTCTCGCGGAGGAGGAGCTCAGCTCGGTCGCGCAGGCGATGGCGGCCGTCAGTCCATAA